In the genome of Candidatus Binatia bacterium, one region contains:
- a CDS encoding pyridoxal phosphate-dependent aminotransferase, translating into MKLSPRLDLIKPSATMMVNEKATALRARGVNLIDFGAGEPDFDTPQHIKDAAAAAMQAGQTKYTPVGGTDALRSAIVAKLKRDNGIDYDKKDVLASCGGKHSLFVAFQALFGPGDEVIVPAPFWVSYPDMLVLAGATPRIVRTAEDTGFKLTPELLDAAVNARTRALIINSPSNPTGAAYNPQELAAILEVVARHRLFVITDDVYEKMVYGDLATKHALAVRPDLRERTLTINSVSKTYAMTGWRIGYAAGPTSVIKAMSTLQGQMTSNPSSIAQAGAAAALGGPQDAVAPMMAEFGRRGRFVVDRLRAIPGLRCTEPEGAFYAFPNVSAYLNRHAGGLELKTGDDVAAYLIENAHVAVVGGTDFGAPEHVRLSYATSMQNLEEGLDRIDTALRKIG; encoded by the coding sequence ATGAAACTCAGCCCTCGACTCGATCTCATCAAGCCCTCGGCGACCATGATGGTCAACGAGAAGGCCACCGCCCTGCGCGCCCGTGGGGTTAACCTGATCGACTTCGGAGCCGGCGAACCCGACTTCGACACGCCGCAGCACATCAAGGACGCCGCCGCAGCAGCGATGCAGGCCGGCCAGACGAAATACACGCCGGTCGGGGGAACCGACGCTTTGCGGTCGGCGATCGTCGCCAAGCTCAAGCGCGACAACGGTATCGACTACGATAAGAAGGACGTTCTCGCGAGCTGCGGGGGCAAGCATTCTTTGTTCGTCGCCTTCCAGGCGCTTTTCGGCCCCGGCGACGAGGTCATCGTGCCGGCCCCGTTCTGGGTCAGCTATCCCGACATGCTGGTTCTGGCCGGAGCGACTCCGCGCATCGTGCGCACCGCGGAAGACACGGGGTTCAAGCTCACCCCGGAACTACTCGACGCCGCCGTGAATGCCCGGACGCGCGCGCTCATAATCAACAGCCCGAGCAACCCGACGGGTGCGGCGTACAACCCGCAGGAACTCGCCGCAATCCTCGAAGTCGTGGCCCGGCACCGTCTATTCGTTATCACCGACGACGTGTACGAGAAGATGGTCTACGGCGACCTCGCGACGAAGCACGCGCTGGCCGTACGGCCGGACCTGCGCGAGCGCACCCTGACCATCAATTCGGTATCGAAGACCTACGCCATGACCGGCTGGCGCATCGGGTACGCGGCCGGTCCGACCAGCGTGATCAAGGCCATGTCGACCCTGCAGGGGCAAATGACCTCGAACCCGTCCTCGATCGCGCAGGCCGGGGCGGCGGCGGCACTCGGCGGTCCGCAGGACGCGGTCGCGCCGATGATGGCGGAGTTCGGGCGGCGGGGGCGCTTCGTGGTCGATCGGCTGCGCGCCATTCCCGGCCTGCGCTGCACCGAACCCGAGGGGGCGTTTTACGCCTTTCCCAACGTGTCCGCCTACCTGAACCGTCATGCGGGTGGGCTGGAGTTGAAGACGGGGGACGACGTGGCCGCGTATCTGATCGAGAACGCGCACGTGGCAGTGGTGGGCGGCACGGACTTCGGTGCGCCGGAGCACGTCCGCCTGTCGTACGCCACGTCGATGCAGAACCTCGAAGAGGGCCTCGACCGCATCGACACGGCCCTGAGAAAGATCGGGTGA
- the coaD gene encoding pantetheine-phosphate adenylyltransferase, with amino-acid sequence MPQQQPGGTRAVYAGSFDPITNGHLDVIRRAVEVFPEVLVAVAGNTSDPKKSGALFTPQERVDLIGESLGINGSQATVTTFRGLLVDYCDTVGARVIIRGLRAVSDFEYEFQMAMMNRHLRPHIETVFLTASEANFYTSSRLVKEVVALGGDVRGLVPDPVYRLLVERLRPRS; translated from the coding sequence ATGCCACAACAGCAACCTGGGGGGACACGAGCGGTATACGCCGGCTCGTTCGACCCGATAACCAACGGCCACCTCGACGTCATACGTCGGGCGGTCGAGGTGTTTCCGGAAGTGCTGGTTGCCGTCGCGGGCAACACCAGCGACCCGAAAAAAAGCGGGGCGCTGTTTACGCCGCAGGAACGGGTGGATCTGATCGGTGAGTCGCTCGGCATCAACGGCTCGCAAGCGACGGTCACCACGTTTCGGGGCCTTCTGGTCGACTACTGCGACACCGTCGGCGCCCGCGTCATCATTCGTGGCTTACGGGCGGTCTCCGACTTCGAGTACGAGTTCCAGATGGCCATGATGAATCGTCATCTGCGGCCGCACATCGAAACCGTCTTCCTGACCGCCAGCGAGGCCAACTTCTACACCTCGTCGCGCCTGGTCAAGGAGGTGGTCGCCCTCGGGGGCGACGTGCGCGGCCTGGTGCCCGATCCCGTGTACCGGCTTCTCGTGGAGCGCCTGCGCCCACGAAGCTGA
- a CDS encoding hsp70 family protein: MPAPSATRSPAPPQFVVGIDLGTTNSALAYVALNDSARQIHAFPVPQLVSAGAVAERPTLPSFLYIGGEHDIGPGSLALPWDMRRDYAVGELARSQGARVPGRLVSSAKSWLCHGGVDREAAILPWGGSPDVPKLSPVEAAARYVQHLREAWQQRFPDAPLEAQHIVLTVPASFDEVARELTVAAAERAGLTKFVLLEEPQAAFYAWIHRHEETWQDALAQVALILVVDIGGGTTDFSLIAVKRVDDRLGFERLAVGDHLLLGGDNIDVALARTLEPRLGTRLDSQRWHALASVCREAKETLLGSTPPDEVPVSIVGRGSAVVGGLLTAALARSDVERLVLEGFFPLADADAEVRRSARVGLQEWGLPFASDPEVPRHLAQFLRRHRTAAAAASGTGAAEPDAVLFNGGALKPAVLRQRLRDQLAHWSGGRPPTVLESVDLDLAVARGAAYYGLVRRGRGIRIAGGAARSYYIGLRSEVAPEADTVRALCVVHRGMEEGEEIEVAEPAMEVIANRGVSFPLYASSTRLGEHAGQVVEAERDTLTELPPIRTVLRFGRKLHERTIPVHIQSRLTEIGTLEVWCRSLATDHRWRLQFQLRDTAVGTPAAESVANEGQQAESVVSTERLAAAAAALRAVFPAAGATAATEDPVSLVRVLEERIGAGKDAWPLAAVRKLWDVLWEGQEARGVSPQHEARWLNLSGFLLRPGFGSDTDGLRLQQLWRLKSQGMNFPRGAQCRAEWWNMWKRVAGGLTRQQQQQLYTEVAPYLLPRLKTKARNLPRVGPQEVREYWQLVASCERLSAETKAELGAALLPALSKGKGADTDLWALGRLGARAPLYGPLNCVVGRSIAAAWVEALLAPPASRADGLAFALVQLARCVGDRERDLDGDLRRRIAERLRPLRHGERAARLVLEHVPLEGTERAQILDESLPVGLQLREE, translated from the coding sequence ATGCCCGCTCCGTCCGCGACTCGCAGCCCCGCCCCACCGCAGTTCGTCGTCGGCATCGATCTCGGCACGACCAACTCGGCCCTCGCCTACGTCGCCCTGAACGATTCCGCCCGGCAGATCCATGCCTTCCCGGTGCCGCAACTGGTCAGCGCCGGGGCCGTCGCGGAGCGGCCGACCCTGCCGAGCTTTCTCTACATCGGAGGCGAGCACGACATCGGTCCAGGAAGCCTTGCCCTGCCATGGGACATGCGGCGGGATTATGCGGTCGGAGAGCTTGCGCGCAGCCAGGGCGCCCGCGTCCCCGGCCGCCTCGTGTCGTCGGCCAAGTCGTGGCTGTGCCACGGCGGCGTCGACCGCGAGGCCGCCATCCTGCCGTGGGGCGGCTCCCCCGACGTCCCGAAACTCTCTCCGGTCGAGGCCGCGGCACGGTATGTCCAGCACCTGCGCGAGGCATGGCAGCAGCGCTTTCCCGACGCCCCACTCGAAGCGCAGCACATCGTCCTCACCGTACCGGCATCGTTCGACGAAGTGGCCCGCGAGCTGACCGTCGCCGCCGCCGAGCGCGCCGGGCTCACGAAGTTCGTCCTCCTCGAAGAACCGCAAGCTGCCTTCTACGCGTGGATACACCGCCACGAGGAGACCTGGCAGGACGCGCTGGCGCAAGTCGCCCTGATCCTCGTCGTCGACATCGGCGGTGGAACGACCGACTTCAGCCTCATCGCCGTCAAGCGCGTCGATGACCGCCTCGGGTTCGAGCGTCTTGCCGTCGGCGATCACCTTCTCCTCGGGGGCGACAACATCGACGTGGCGCTGGCGCGCACGCTTGAACCGCGTCTGGGCACGCGTCTCGACAGTCAACGCTGGCACGCGCTGGCCAGCGTCTGCCGCGAGGCCAAGGAGACGTTGCTCGGTTCGACGCCGCCCGACGAGGTGCCGGTCAGCATCGTCGGCCGGGGCAGCGCCGTCGTCGGCGGCCTGCTGACCGCGGCGCTGGCGCGCTCCGACGTCGAACGTCTGGTCCTCGAGGGCTTCTTCCCCCTCGCCGATGCCGACGCCGAGGTCAGGCGCAGCGCTCGCGTCGGCCTCCAGGAATGGGGCCTGCCCTTCGCCAGCGACCCCGAGGTGCCGAGGCACCTCGCCCAGTTTCTGAGGCGACATCGCACGGCTGCGGCCGCGGCCTCCGGCACGGGCGCCGCGGAACCCGACGCCGTGCTGTTCAACGGCGGAGCGTTGAAGCCGGCGGTACTGCGCCAGCGGTTGCGGGACCAGCTCGCGCACTGGAGCGGCGGTCGCCCGCCCACCGTTCTGGAGAGCGTCGATCTCGACCTCGCGGTGGCGCGCGGCGCCGCCTATTACGGCCTGGTTCGCCGCGGTCGCGGCATCCGGATCGCCGGGGGCGCCGCCCGTTCGTACTACATCGGCTTGCGATCGGAGGTGGCGCCGGAGGCGGATACGGTGCGCGCCCTCTGCGTCGTGCACCGCGGCATGGAAGAAGGCGAGGAGATCGAGGTCGCCGAGCCGGCAATGGAAGTGATCGCCAATCGCGGCGTGAGCTTCCCGCTTTACGCGTCCAGCACGCGCCTCGGCGAACATGCCGGCCAGGTGGTCGAAGCGGAGCGCGACACCCTGACCGAGCTGCCGCCGATTCGCACCGTGCTGCGTTTCGGCAGAAAGCTGCACGAGCGGACCATACCGGTACACATTCAATCGCGGCTCACGGAGATCGGCACTCTGGAGGTCTGGTGCCGTTCGCTCGCCACCGACCATCGCTGGCGCCTGCAGTTCCAACTGCGCGACACCGCGGTCGGGACACCCGCCGCCGAATCGGTTGCGAACGAAGGGCAGCAGGCCGAAAGCGTCGTCAGTACGGAACGTCTCGCGGCGGCCGCAGCGGCACTGCGGGCCGTCTTTCCCGCCGCCGGCGCGACGGCCGCCACCGAGGATCCTGTAAGCCTCGTCCGCGTACTCGAAGAGCGCATTGGCGCCGGTAAGGACGCCTGGCCCCTGGCCGCGGTTCGCAAGCTCTGGGACGTCCTCTGGGAGGGTCAGGAGGCGCGAGGGGTCAGCCCGCAACACGAGGCGCGATGGTTGAACCTGAGCGGGTTCCTGTTGCGACCCGGCTTCGGCTCGGACACCGACGGGCTCCGTCTCCAGCAACTGTGGCGGCTGAAATCGCAGGGAATGAACTTCCCCAGGGGTGCGCAGTGTCGCGCCGAGTGGTGGAACATGTGGAAGCGGGTTGCGGGCGGGCTTACCCGTCAGCAGCAGCAACAGCTCTACACCGAGGTGGCGCCCTACCTGCTGCCCCGCCTGAAGACGAAGGCGCGGAACCTGCCTCGCGTCGGACCGCAGGAAGTGCGCGAGTACTGGCAGCTCGTCGCCAGTTGCGAGCGCTTGTCGGCCGAGACCAAGGCCGAGTTGGGGGCCGCGTTGCTGCCGGCGCTAAGCAAAGGAAAGGGAGCCGACACGGATCTCTGGGCTCTCGGGCGCCTCGGCGCGCGGGCACCGCTCTACGGCCCGCTCAACTGCGTGGTTGGCCGCTCGATCGCAGCCGCCTGGGTCGAGGCGCTGCTGGCCCCGCCGGCAAGCCGGGCCGACGGACTTGCCTTCGCCCTTGTGCAGCTCGCGCGCTGCGTCGGCGATCGCGAGCGCGACCTCGACGGCGACCTGCGCCGGCGGATTGCGGAGCGGTTACGCCCCCTGCGCCACGGGGAACGGGCCGCCCGTCTCGTTCTCGAACACGTGCCGCTCGAGGGCACCGAGCGCGCACAGATCCTCGACGAGTCGCTGCCCGTCGGCCTGCAACTGCGGGAAGAGTGA
- a CDS encoding Hsp70 family protein, with product MSASPSTRYVVGIDLGTTNSVVAYADTQAGDPPPLAVFQIPQLVDAGVVEPRSMLPSFLYLAAEGELPAGALHVPWSDDHDFAIGAYAQRRGAEVPTRLIASAKSWLSHSGADRTAPILPWGSPDDVRKLSPVDASVQYLLHVRSAWNQAFPDAPLEAQDVLLTVPASFDAVARELTVKAAHQAGLDSVTVIEEPQAAFYAWIDANGDAWRQEVNAGDVVLVCDIGGGTTDFTLIAVKDDGGELILERVAVGDHILLGGDNMDLALAYAVRERLAGEGTALDAWQFRGLSLSCREAKEHLLVDGGADKHPVSILGRGRKVVGGTLRTAIGRGEVDAILVDGFFPRCASTDRPQTQRRTALQEIGLPYATDPGITRHLAHFLTRHRQAVESHAAAPAVRPTALLFNGGVMRARSLRQRLVEVLDGWFAAPDPAGLRVLERGDPEHAVARGAAYYGLARRGRGVRIRGGVARAYYVGIESAMPAVPGVRPPLKALCVVPRGTEEGTELALPEQEFGLVVGEPAEFRFLSSSTRHDDEVGTLVESWGEDIEELAPLETALRWSGHEGTAVPVRLQARVTEVGVLELYCVSRDGAQRWKLEFNVRGHGPEPAAG from the coding sequence GTGAGTGCGTCGCCGTCGACCCGGTACGTCGTGGGCATCGACCTCGGCACCACCAACAGCGTGGTCGCCTACGCCGACACACAGGCGGGCGATCCCCCGCCCCTGGCGGTATTTCAGATCCCGCAACTGGTCGATGCCGGCGTGGTCGAGCCGCGTTCGATGCTACCGTCCTTTCTTTACCTCGCCGCGGAAGGGGAGCTTCCCGCCGGCGCACTGCATGTTCCGTGGAGCGACGACCACGACTTTGCCATCGGCGCCTACGCCCAACGTCGCGGCGCCGAAGTCCCTACCCGCCTGATCGCCTCGGCGAAGTCCTGGCTGTCGCACAGCGGCGCCGACCGCACCGCCCCGATCCTGCCGTGGGGCAGCCCCGACGACGTGCGCAAGTTGTCCCCGGTCGACGCTTCGGTACAGTACCTGCTGCACGTCCGCTCGGCATGGAACCAGGCTTTTCCGGACGCTCCGCTGGAAGCCCAGGACGTCCTGCTGACGGTCCCCGCGTCGTTCGATGCCGTCGCCCGGGAGCTTACGGTCAAGGCCGCGCACCAGGCCGGGCTCGATAGCGTCACCGTCATCGAGGAACCCCAGGCTGCGTTCTACGCGTGGATCGACGCCAACGGCGACGCCTGGCGGCAAGAGGTGAACGCCGGCGATGTCGTCCTCGTCTGCGACATCGGGGGCGGCACCACCGACTTCACGCTGATCGCCGTCAAGGACGACGGCGGCGAGCTGATCCTCGAGCGGGTCGCCGTCGGCGACCACATCTTGCTCGGCGGCGACAACATGGACCTCGCCCTCGCCTACGCCGTGCGCGAACGCCTGGCCGGCGAGGGCACCGCACTCGATGCGTGGCAGTTCCGCGGGTTGAGCCTGAGCTGCCGCGAGGCCAAGGAGCACCTTCTCGTCGACGGCGGCGCCGACAAGCACCCGGTTTCGATTCTCGGCCGCGGCCGCAAGGTCGTCGGCGGCACGCTGCGCACGGCGATCGGGCGTGGCGAGGTCGACGCCATACTCGTCGACGGGTTCTTTCCGCGCTGCGCGTCCACCGACCGCCCGCAGACCCAGCGCCGCACCGCACTCCAGGAGATCGGTCTCCCGTACGCCACCGACCCCGGCATCACGCGCCATCTGGCCCACTTCCTCACCCGCCACCGGCAGGCCGTCGAGTCGCACGCGGCGGCCCCTGCCGTGCGGCCCACCGCCCTGCTTTTCAACGGTGGCGTGATGCGCGCCCGCTCGCTGCGCCAGCGCCTGGTGGAAGTCCTCGACGGCTGGTTCGCCGCTCCCGATCCTGCGGGTCTGCGGGTCCTCGAACGCGGCGACCCGGAACACGCCGTGGCCCGCGGGGCCGCGTACTACGGACTGGCCCGGCGCGGGCGCGGTGTGCGCATCCGCGGCGGCGTCGCCCGCGCGTACTACGTCGGCATCGAGTCGGCGATGCCCGCCGTGCCCGGTGTCAGGCCGCCGCTGAAAGCCCTGTGCGTCGTGCCGCGCGGCACCGAGGAGGGGACCGAACTGGCCTTGCCCGAACAGGAGTTCGGCCTCGTCGTTGGCGAGCCGGCCGAGTTCCGCTTCCTCAGCTCGTCCACCCGCCATGACGACGAGGTCGGCACGCTGGTCGAATCGTGGGGCGAGGATATCGAGGAACTCGCGCCGCTCGAAACCGCGCTTCGCTGGTCGGGTCACGAGGGCACCGCCGTCCCCGTGCGTCTCCAGGCGCGGGTGACCGAGGTCGGCGTCCTCGAGTTGTACTGCGTCAGCCGCGACGGCGCGCAACGCTGGAAGCTCGAGTTCAACGTGCGTGGCCATGGACCCGAACCCGCCGCCGGATGA
- a CDS encoding sodium-translocating pyrophosphatase — MNKVGKKCTFVGWLALLVLSARAALAQSSDAHGEMHLVLPDFSSVYFLGMTGQTLLTLGLLVCALGFAFGLVIYRQLKNLPVHRSMREISELIYETCKTYLLTQGKFILILELFIGVIMAVYFYRAFEGDVIKVLVVLFFSLVGIGGSYGVAWFGIRVNTFANSRTAFAALRGKPFPTYEIPLKAGMSIGMVLISTELLIMLIILLFMPATWAGPCFIGFAIGESLGASALRIAGGIFTKIADIGSDLMKIVFNIKEDDARNPGVIADCTGDNAGDSVGPSADGFETYGVTGVALITFILLVLKDNANLQVTLLVWIFAMRIMMIVASGMSYIINEGIQRGRYAGADQMNFERPLTFLVWLTSIVSIVLTYIVSYLLIGNLGAGNLWWQLSTIISCGTIAGAVIPEVVKIFTSTESGHVREVVEASREGGASLNILAGLTAGNFSAYWMGIVFVVLMGVAWIVSTGELSNALPAATATMTAPVFAFGLVAFGFLGMGPVTIAVDSYGPVTDNAQSVYELSVIEGIPNIKQEVKKDFGFEPSFEKAKHYLEENDGAGNTFKATAKPVLIGTAVVGATTMIFSIIVALTDGLQPQHLGQLSILNPLFLLGLIAGGAMIYWFTGATIQAVSTGAYRAVEFIKANIKLEGAEKASITDSKRVVAICTQYAQKGMFNIFLTVFFSTLAFACLNPFFFIGYLISIALFGLFQALFMANAGGAWDNAKKVVEVELKEKGSDLHAATVVGDTVGDPFKDTSSVAMNPVIKFTTLFGLLAVELAVTMSAGVSGFFAVVFFAAAAVFVRRSFYGMRIKSVV, encoded by the coding sequence ATGAACAAGGTCGGGAAGAAGTGCACGTTTGTCGGTTGGCTTGCCCTGCTGGTCCTGAGCGCCCGCGCGGCGCTGGCGCAGAGCAGCGACGCCCACGGCGAGATGCATCTCGTCCTCCCGGATTTCTCGTCCGTGTACTTTCTCGGCATGACCGGACAGACGTTGCTGACCCTGGGCTTGCTGGTCTGCGCTCTCGGCTTCGCGTTCGGGCTGGTCATTTACCGGCAACTCAAGAATCTGCCGGTGCACCGCTCGATGCGCGAGATCTCGGAGCTCATCTACGAGACCTGCAAGACCTACCTGCTGACCCAGGGCAAGTTCATCTTGATCCTCGAGCTCTTCATCGGCGTCATCATGGCGGTGTACTTCTACCGGGCGTTCGAGGGCGACGTGATTAAGGTGCTCGTTGTTCTGTTCTTCAGCCTGGTGGGTATCGGCGGCAGCTACGGCGTCGCCTGGTTCGGCATCCGGGTCAACACCTTCGCCAATTCGCGCACAGCCTTCGCCGCGCTGCGCGGCAAGCCGTTCCCGACGTACGAGATCCCGCTCAAGGCGGGTATGAGCATCGGCATGGTGCTGATCTCCACCGAACTCCTGATCATGTTGATCATCTTGCTCTTCATGCCGGCGACCTGGGCCGGCCCCTGCTTCATCGGCTTCGCCATCGGCGAGTCGCTGGGTGCGTCGGCGCTGCGCATCGCCGGCGGTATCTTCACCAAGATCGCCGACATCGGATCGGACCTGATGAAAATCGTCTTCAACATCAAGGAAGACGATGCGCGCAACCCCGGCGTCATCGCCGACTGCACGGGCGACAACGCGGGCGACTCGGTGGGGCCCTCGGCCGACGGCTTCGAGACCTACGGCGTGACCGGGGTGGCCCTCATCACGTTCATTCTCCTCGTCCTCAAGGACAACGCCAACCTTCAGGTCACGCTACTCGTCTGGATCTTCGCCATGCGCATCATGATGATCGTCGCCAGCGGCATGTCGTACATCATCAACGAGGGCATTCAGCGCGGGCGTTACGCCGGCGCCGATCAAATGAACTTCGAGCGGCCCCTGACCTTTCTGGTCTGGCTCACCTCGATCGTCTCGATCGTGCTGACCTACATCGTCTCGTATCTGCTCATCGGCAACCTCGGCGCCGGCAATCTGTGGTGGCAGCTCTCGACCATCATCAGTTGCGGCACCATCGCCGGCGCCGTGATTCCGGAGGTGGTAAAGATCTTCACCTCGACGGAATCGGGACACGTGCGCGAAGTCGTCGAAGCTTCGCGTGAAGGCGGCGCCTCGCTCAACATTCTCGCCGGACTCACGGCCGGGAATTTCTCCGCCTACTGGATGGGTATTGTCTTCGTGGTGCTGATGGGGGTGGCCTGGATCGTCAGCACGGGCGAGCTGTCGAACGCGTTGCCGGCGGCCACCGCCACGATGACCGCCCCGGTGTTCGCGTTCGGCCTGGTCGCTTTCGGCTTTCTCGGCATGGGGCCGGTAACCATCGCCGTCGATTCGTATGGGCCGGTCACCGACAACGCCCAGTCCGTCTACGAGCTATCGGTGATCGAGGGCATTCCGAACATCAAACAAGAGGTCAAGAAAGACTTCGGCTTCGAGCCCAGCTTCGAAAAAGCCAAGCACTATTTGGAAGAGAACGACGGCGCGGGCAATACTTTCAAGGCCACCGCCAAGCCGGTGCTCATCGGCACCGCCGTCGTCGGTGCCACCACGATGATCTTCTCGATCATCGTGGCGCTTACCGACGGTCTACAGCCCCAGCACCTGGGGCAACTGTCGATCCTCAACCCGCTCTTTTTGCTCGGCCTGATCGCCGGCGGCGCGATGATCTACTGGTTCACCGGCGCCACCATTCAGGCCGTGTCGACCGGCGCCTACCGGGCGGTCGAGTTCATCAAAGCCAACATCAAGCTCGAAGGCGCGGAGAAGGCATCGATTACCGACTCAAAGCGCGTCGTCGCTATTTGCACCCAGTACGCGCAGAAAGGCATGTTCAACATCTTCCTCACGGTGTTCTTTTCGACGCTGGCCTTCGCCTGCCTCAATCCGTTCTTCTTCATCGGGTACCTTATATCGATCGCCCTGTTCGGCCTGTTCCAGGCGTTGTTCATGGCTAACGCCGGCGGTGCCTGGGATAACGCCAAGAAGGTCGTCGAAGTCGAGCTGAAGGAGAAGGGTTCGGACCTGCACGCCGCAACCGTGGTGGGCGACACGGTCGGCGACCCGTTCAAGGACACGTCGTCGGTAGCCATGAACCCGGTCATCAAGTTCACCACACTCTTCGGCCTACTCGCCGTCGAGTTGGCGGTGACCATGTCCGCCGGGGTTTCCGGTTTCTTCGCGGTGGTCTTCTTTGCCGCCGCGGCAGTGTTCGTCCGCCGTTCCTTCTACGGCATGCGCATCAAGTCGGTGGTCTGA
- a CDS encoding DUF2760 domain-containing protein → MQQRTSGTTLIVIILLSGLVFAGSNLLVLLQTTADPMGIPVLEQFYRVCPPCVAYFVAAPFLVSILVALMVRRLTRVPVTPAAAEETPAATPPLSPELAVRLLGFLQQEGRLVDFLKEDIGAYNDAQVGAAVRAIHAGCRKTLDERVELERILDAEEGTTVTVETGFDPSAIRLSGNVTGAPPFRGVLQHAGWRATRVTLPPAPEGSNPNVVAPAEVEIP, encoded by the coding sequence ATGCAGCAACGCACTAGCGGGACTACGCTGATCGTCATCATCCTGCTGTCGGGACTCGTCTTCGCCGGCTCTAACTTGCTCGTGCTCCTGCAGACCACGGCCGATCCCATGGGAATACCGGTTCTCGAGCAGTTCTACCGTGTCTGCCCGCCGTGCGTGGCCTACTTTGTCGCCGCCCCGTTCCTCGTGTCCATCCTCGTGGCCCTGATGGTACGCCGGCTGACCCGCGTCCCGGTAACGCCGGCAGCCGCGGAAGAGACGCCGGCGGCGACGCCGCCGCTTTCGCCCGAACTGGCGGTGCGCTTGCTCGGATTTCTGCAACAGGAAGGCCGGCTCGTCGACTTCCTCAAGGAAGACATCGGCGCGTACAACGATGCCCAGGTCGGCGCCGCCGTGCGCGCCATCCATGCCGGCTGCCGTAAGACACTGGACGAGCGCGTCGAGCTGGAGCGCATCCTCGACGCCGAGGAGGGCACAACCGTCACCGTCGAAACCGGCTTCGATCCGAGCGCGATCCGCCTGTCCGGCAACGTCACCGGCGCACCACCCTTCCGCGGCGTCCTGCAACACGCCGGCTGGCGGGCCACGCGAGTAACTCTGCCCCCGGCGCCCGAGGGCTCCAACCCCAACGTCGTCGCCCCGGCGGAGGTGGAGATCCCGTGA
- a CDS encoding peptide chain release factor-like protein: protein MFPVSPAKAQELADRFALLGIREADLDESFVRSGGRGGQNVNKVATCVVLVHRPTGITVKCQRERSQAMNRFLARRLLADKLERRIRGERSAAAERVARIQRQKRRRSKRAQEKMLAEKHERSATKALRRKVEPDRDA, encoded by the coding sequence ATGTTCCCCGTCTCGCCCGCCAAGGCCCAAGAACTGGCCGATCGTTTCGCGCTCCTCGGGATTCGCGAAGCCGATCTCGACGAGTCGTTCGTGCGCTCCGGCGGGCGCGGCGGGCAGAACGTAAACAAGGTCGCCACCTGCGTCGTGCTCGTGCACCGACCGACCGGCATCACCGTCAAGTGTCAGCGCGAGCGCTCCCAGGCCATGAACCGCTTCCTGGCCCGCCGCCTGCTCGCCGACAAGCTCGAACGCCGCATCCGCGGGGAACGCAGCGCCGCCGCCGAGCGCGTGGCCAGAATCCAACGGCAGAAGCGGCGCCGGTCGAAGCGGGCCCAGGAGAAGATGCTGGCCGAGAAACACGAGCGCAGCGCCACCAAAGCCCTGCGCCGCAAGGTCGAACCGGACCGTGACGCCTGA
- the amrA gene encoding AmmeMemoRadiSam system protein A, which translates to MATTPPLLVPLTPAERHLLLNIARQSIRSELFNEPVPRPTKGLTPALEVAGGAFVTLRSEGQLRGCIGSILPDAPLHETVARVARSAAFEDPRFAPLTPAELPDLEIEISRLSALEGVPPEAVVPGMHGVSIKCRGHRAVFLPGVATTQGWDRETLLSELCLKAQLDPDAWRSPEAELSVFTAEVLSDRVDGQESVETSP; encoded by the coding sequence ATGGCCACGACTCCGCCGCTACTGGTTCCTTTGACGCCTGCCGAGCGCCACTTGCTGCTGAACATCGCCCGCCAGAGCATCCGCTCGGAGTTGTTCAATGAGCCGGTACCGCGGCCCACGAAGGGGTTGACTCCGGCTCTCGAGGTTGCTGGCGGTGCTTTCGTCACTCTCCGCTCCGAAGGGCAGTTGCGCGGTTGTATCGGTTCCATTCTTCCCGATGCGCCGCTGCACGAGACCGTGGCCCGCGTGGCGCGCAGCGCCGCCTTCGAGGACCCGCGCTTCGCGCCGTTGACGCCGGCGGAACTGCCCGATCTGGAGATCGAAATCTCGCGCCTGAGCGCGCTCGAAGGGGTGCCGCCGGAGGCGGTGGTCCCCGGCATGCACGGGGTATCGATCAAGTGCCGCGGCCACCGCGCCGTGTTCCTGCCCGGGGTCGCAACCACGCAGGGTTGGGATCGCGAGACGCTGCTGTCCGAACTCTGCCTGAAGGCTCAGCTCGACCCCGACGCATGGCGCAGCCCCGAGGCCGAGTTGTCGGTGTTTACCGCCGAGGTCTTATCGGATCGAGTAGATGGGCAGGAGTCCGTCGAGACATCGCCGTGA